The genomic region AACAAATGCCTTATTACACTCTGTGCACTTCCACGGTCTATCTCCAGTATGTATCATTTCGTGCCGCCGTTTTTCATAGGAAGTCCGGAAAGGTTTGCCGCAATAATCGCAGGGGTAGGGTCTTTTACTTCTCCAGTTGTCATCTGATAATGTACGAATACTAAGGTCGTTGACCTTTGGTATCGATGGCCTCGGCTGTATGACCATGACTTGCGATTGGTTTGCACTAGCCGTACTGCTGGTAGGGCTAGGCTGACCGAGGCCATTGGCGTCATTGTAAAGAGCAACCCCACTGCACGAAGAAGAGTCCAATAACTTAGAGACAAATGGAGATGAATGAATGTTAAATTTTTCTCCCAAATGAATGCTATCCGAGTTGTTCGAACTAGAGTTGGTGCTGGTGGTGGGTGTAGGGGCAGAGGCGACTGGACTTGTCAAGACAGGGGGACAGTTGTTCTTACACTTACAACTGATGAGTAGACCCTCCTGTTGATTCTTACTCTCATCCCACCATGTCAACAAAAGTTCTGAGTGATGATCAAGAACTTGCCGCTTAAGATGAATCTCTTCCTGtaaatgaga from Apostichopus japonicus isolate 1M-3 chromosome 2, ASM3797524v1, whole genome shotgun sequence harbors:
- the LOC139975016 gene encoding uncharacterized protein isoform X1 is translated as MMGVSERSLKASRRRKRSKHRRREPLHNTLNVNNTYSSSNEMEEIHLKRQVLDHHSELLLTWWDESKNQQEGLLISCKCKNNCPPVLTSPVASAPTPTTSTNSSSNNSDSIHLGEKFNIHSSPFVSKLLDSSSCSGVALYNDANGLGQPSPTSSTASANQSQVMVIQPRPSIPKVNDLSIRTLSDDNWRSKRPYPCDYCGKPFRTSYEKRRHEMIHTGDRPWKCTECNKAFVDRACLRNHMKKRHLGVKPYKCSFCDILFFDTMNRAKHERTHEERLKAAKQERELLQVKQEPREGAAVSIVQVKEEEEEEEEMEEIRTNQLDQENNREEAIVKEESNHPSESNEVEMADVFNITVIPDQSNTHSASEIGKPS
- the LOC139975016 gene encoding uncharacterized protein isoform X2 gives rise to the protein MEEIHLKRQVLDHHSELLLTWWDESKNQQEGLLISCKCKNNCPPVLTSPVASAPTPTTSTNSSSNNSDSIHLGEKFNIHSSPFVSKLLDSSSCSGVALYNDANGLGQPSPTSSTASANQSQVMVIQPRPSIPKVNDLSIRTLSDDNWRSKRPYPCDYCGKPFRTSYEKRRHEMIHTGDRPWKCTECNKAFVDRACLRNHMKKRHLGVKPYKCSFCDILFFDTMNRAKHERTHEERLKAAKQERELLQVKQEPREGAAVSIVQVKEEEEEEEEMEEIRTNQLDQENNREEAIVKEESNHPSESNEVEMADVFNITVIPDQSNTHSASEIGKPS